DNA from Microbacterium foliorum:
AGGTCACCGGTTCCGGCGCCCAGGAGATCCCGCGCGACGCATCGAACCTGATCGTCCGCACCGTCGCACACGTGTACGCCGATGTGGATCGTCCTCTTCCCGGTCTGCGCATCCAGGCCGAGAACGGCGTGCCGCACGGGCGCGGTCTCGGTTCATCGGGTGCCGCGGTGGCCGCGGGCATCCTCGCCGCCAAGGGACTGCTCGAGGGCGACGTCGACATCGACGACGCCGACATGCTCCGCCTCGCCACGGAGATCGAGGGGCATCCCGACAACGTCGCTCCCGCACTCTTCGGCGGACTGACCATCGCCTGGATGGGAGAGCACGGCGCCCGCCACAAGAAGCTGCTCGTGCATCGCGGCGTCTCTCCTCTCGTGCTGGTGCCCTCGTACACGATGTCGACGTCGGCCGCGCGCTCGCTGCAGCCGCCTCATGTCTCCACTGCGGATGCGGTGTTCAACCTGTCGCGCTCGGCCCTTCTGATCGCGGCGCTCACCCAGAGCCCTGAACTGCTGCTCGACGCCACGGCCGACCGTCTGCACCAGGACTACCGCGCCGAGGCGATGCCCGAGACCCAGCGACTCGTGCAGGCGCTGCGCAGCGCCGGTTTCGCGGCCGTCGTCTCGGGCGCAGGACCCAGCGTGCTGGTGCTCGCCGACGGACCAGGGCGCCGTCAGGATGCCGTGGAACTCGCCGAATCCACCACCGACACCCCGTGGGACGCGCTGCTGCTCGCCGTCGACGTGCGTGGTGGTACAGTGGGGGAATCGAGCGGAGGGCTCCACGTAACTGCGTGAATCTGGCCCCATTGCAACTCTGCAAGTCCCGCACGCGAATCCCTGTTTCACTGCTCTCAGCGAGAACCCGGTTCTCCCCGAGAACCCAGTGACGAGGTCGGCTGACGCCGAGCGTCAGCCCGTGCGACCGCGCTCAGCACCCGTTGTGCGCGTACCGCTCGTGTTCCCCAGACTGAAGAGGGAGTACTCGTGGAGAATTTCTCCGAGACCCAGAACGACAAGGCGGCAGCCGCCGCCGAGGCTCCGGCGACGGCGTCCGACGCCGCCACCGCATCCGCGACCGAAGTGGCCCCTGCGCGCAAGCGCGCACCGCGACGTGCGAGCACCGCCACGGCGGCAGCGAAGGCCGAGAAGGCCGCCGCCGCCGCTGAGGCGCCCGCTGCCGACGCGGCACCCGCCTCCGCCGCAGCACCCGCTGCCGAGGCTCCGGCCGAGGCCGCACCCAAGGCGAAGACGCCGCGCCGCAGCAGGGCGAAGAAGGCCGATGCCGAGACCGAGGCGTCAGCGCCCGCCGCGCAGGCTCCTGCTGCCGAGGCTCCCGCAGCCGACGCGGCACCGGCAGAATCCGCACCGTCCTCCGACGGCGGATCCTCCGACGCGAGCGACGAGCCGAAGAAGACCACCGGTCGTGGCCGTCGCACCGCCAAGAAGCCGGCCGCCGAGGCCGAGGCTCCCGCCGCAGAGAAGCCCGCCGAGGCCGCTGCGACCGAGACCGGCTCCTCCAACGATTCCGGTTCCGAGTCCGCCGACGGCGGCGAGGAGCAGGGCGGTCGTGGCCGCAACCGCAACCGCAGCCGCAACCGTGGCCGCGGCCAGAACGGCAACGGGCAGGGCGAGTCGCCGCAGTCGCAGCAGTCGCAGCAGCAGAGCGCCCCGACCGATGACGACGGCGGGAACGCCCGCAATCGTCAGCGCAACAAGCGTCGCGGAGGCGCCCCGACCGACGAATTCGACACCGAGATCGGCGAGGACGACGTCCTGATCCCGATCGCCGGCATCCTCGACGTTCTCGACAACTACGCATTCGTGCGCACCACCGGCTACCTCGCCGGCCCCAGCGACGTCTACGTCTCGCTCGGCCAGGTCAAGAAGTACAACCTGCGCAAGGGCGACGCGATCGTCGGATCGATCAAGCAGCCCCGTGAGGGCGAGCAGCAGGGACGTCAGAAGTACAACGCCCTGGTCAAGGTCGACTCGATCAACGGCCTGTCCGTCGACGACGCGGCGACGCGCGTCGAGTTCGGCAACCTCACTCCGCTGTACCCGCAGGAGCGTCTCCGTCTCGAGACGGCTCCCGAGAAGCTCACGCAGCGGATCATCGACCTCGTCGCCCCGATCGGCAAGGGGCAGCGTGGTCTCATCGTCGCGCCGCCCAAGGCCGGCAAGACGATCGTCCTGCAGCAGATCGCCAACGCGATCGCGCAGAACAACCCCGAGGTCCACCTCATGGTCGTGCTCGTCGACGAGCGCCCCGAAGAGGTCACCGACATGCAGCGCACGGTGAAGGGCGAGGTCATCGCCTCGACCTTCGACCGTCCCGCCGAGGACCACACCACGGTCGCCGAGCTCGCCATCGAGCGCGCCAAGCGTCTCGTCGAGCTGGGCCGCGACGTCGTCGTGCTGCTCGATTCGATCACGCGTCTCGGACGCGCCTACAACCTCGCGGCTCCGGCTTCGGGGCGTGTGCTCTCGGGTGGTGTCGACGCCTCGGCGCTGTACCCGCCCAAGCGCTTCTTCGGCGCCGCGCGCAACATCGAGAACGGCGGATCCCTGACGATCCTCGCCACGGCTCTCGTCGAGACCGGTTCCAAGATGGACGAGGTCATCTTCGAGGAGTTCAAGGGCACCGGCAACAGCGAGCTGCGCCTGTCGCGTCAGCTCGCCGACAAGCGGATCTTCCCCGCCGTCGATGTCAACGCGTCGAGCACCCGTCGCGAGGAGATGCTGCTCTCGGCCGACGAGGTCAAGATCACCTGGAAGCTGCGCCGTGCCCTCGCGGGTCTCGACCAGCAGCAGGCGCTCGAGGTCGTCCTCGGCAAGCTCAAGGAGACCCACTCGAACGTCGAGTTCCTCGTGCAGATGCAGAAGTCGATCCCGACGCTGCCTTCGGGCGCGCACGGGCACGACAACAACATCCGCTGAGCGGAGCGGGAGTGTTCGAGTCCGTCCAGACTCTGATCGACGAGCATCGCCGGGTGCAGGAGGAGCTCTCCGACCCGGCGGTGCACGCCGACGCCGCGCGGGCGAAGCGGGTCAATCGCCGCTACGCCGAGCTGTCGCGGATCGTCGCCGCCCATGAGGCATGGGTGGCGGCATCCGATGATCTCGACGCCGCCCGTGAGCTGGCACGCGAAGACGACGCGTTCGCCGCCGAGATCCCGGCTCTCGAAGAGGGACTGCAGGCGGCGCAGGAGAGGCTGCGACGTCTGCTGATCCCTCGCGATCCCGACGATGCTCGTGACGTGATCATGGAGATCAAGGCGGGGGAGGGCGGGGCCGAGTCGGCGCTGTTCGCGGCCGACCTGCTGCGGATGTACGTGCAGTACGCCGCATCCAAGGGGTGGAAGACAGAGCTCCTGGAGCGCAACGAGTCCGATCTCGGCGGCTACAAGGACGTGCAGGTCGCCATCAAGGGATCCTCCACCGACCCCGCGCAGGGCGTCTGGGCGCACCTCAAGTACGAGGGCGGTGTGCACCGTGTCCAGCGCGTGCCGGCGACCGAGTCGCAGGGTCGCATCCACACCTCGACCACCGGCGTGCTGGTGTTCCCCGAGGTGGATGAGCCCGACGAGATCGCGATCAACCAGAACGACCTCAAGATCGATGTCTTCCGCTCGTCCGGTCCGGGCGGTCAGTCCGTCAACACGACCGACTCCGCGGTGCGCATCACCCACCTGCCCAGCGGCATCGTCGTCTCGATGCAGAACGAGAAGTCCCAGCTGCAGAACCGTGAGGCCGCGATGCGCGTGCTCCGCGCTCGCCTGCTCGCCAAGCAGCAGGAGGAGCTGGATGCCGCGGCCTCGGACGCGCGCAAGTCGCAGATCCGCGGTATGGACCGCTCGGAGCGCATCAGGACGTACAACTTCCCGGAGAACCGCATCGCGGACCATCGCACGGGCTTCAAGGCGTACAACCTGGACCAGGTGATGGACGGGGCTCTCGAGCCCATCATCGAGAGTGCGATCCAGGCCGACGAAGAGGCGCGGCTCGCGGCTGTCGGCTCCGACTCCTGACGGCTCTGCGTCCGTGCGGTTCCGTGCGCTGAGCGCCGCGATCGCGACGGCACCTCAGGTGCGCGCCGCGTACCGGTGCTCCGGTCGGCCGGTGGCTCCATAGCGCAGGCGCACCTCCACGACGGTGCGTGCCGCGAGCGCCGCGAGATGGCGCTGCGCGGTGGCGCGAGAGATGCCGACCCGCTCGCCCACCTCGGCGGCCGATGCCTCTCCATCGCCGAGCGCCGCGAGCACCAGCTGTTCGGTCGCGGAACGCGAGACGGTCACGGGTTCACCGGAGCCGTGCAGGATCGCCAGTGCTCGATCCACATCCTCCTGTGGCACCGGACGGTCGCCGGCGAGCAGATTGCGGTAGCGTGCGTACCGCTCGAGCAGTCCCGTGAGACCCCGTCGATCGAAGGGCTTGCGCAGGTACCCCACGGCGCCCGAGCGCAGCGCCCGCCGCACGGTGGGACCATCGTCGGCGGCGGAGATCAGAATGGCGTCGACCGCCGTCTCGCGCACCAGGGCGATGCCGTCGCCGTCGGGGAGATAGACGTCGGCGAGGAGCAGATCGGGACGGGACGCGTGCAGGCCGTCGCGCGCCTCTGCGATCGTGCGCACCGGCTCGAGGGCGCGGAAGCCGGGCTGCTCGTCGACGATGCCCCTGTGCAGCTCGCCGACGCGGAAGTCGTCGTCGAGGATCAGGACGCGGAGGGGATCGGTCATGGGCTCTTCCTGTCATCTGTCGGAGCGATGGATACGGCGGCGCCGAGTCGGGCGGCGAACACGGCTCCGTGCTCGGGGCCGCCCGGGTCTATGAGCCAGAGGTCGCCGCCACTGCGGCGGGCGATCTCCCGCGCGAGCGGGAGGCCCAGCCCGTGTCCGTGCACACGGTCGGCGCCGTCGTCGCCGGGGGAGCGCGGCGACATCGGGTCGGCGCCGCCGAGCCCCCGCCCTGAGTCGGCCACCGTGACCACGAGCGCGTCGCCGTCGCCGAGCACCGCGACCTCGACCCATCGAGGTGCGCGGTCGCCGGCCACCGCGGCGGTCACGGCATTGTCGACGAGGTTGCCGAGGACAGCGGCGACGTCTTCGGGCTCGATGATGCTGCCGATCACCTGCGTGTCGTCCGCTATGCGCAGCGCCACACCGCGCTCACCCGCCTCGATGCCCTTGGCGCCGAGGAACGAATGGAGAAAGGCGTCGCCGAGCAGATCGAGGCCGACGACCGGGAACGCCACGGAGCCGCGTTCCACGAGTTCGCCGAGGAAGGCCCGCGCGTCGGGGATGCGATCGGCGTCGAGGAGGCCGGCCGCCACATGCATCCGGTTGGCGAACTCGTGCCGTTGCACCCGCAGGGCGGCGGTCACCGCGCGCACGCTCTCGAGTCGCTCCGTCAGTGCGATCAGATCGGTGCGATCGCGGATGATCAGCACGTCGCCGAGTCGGCGCCCGGCTCGTTCGACCGGACGCGAATCCAGATAGAGCACCCGCTCCTCGATCACGGCGCTGGATCTCGCCACCCTGCCCGACGCCGTCTCGAGGAGCGCGGGAGGCAGGCCCAGATCGACGAGCGGTCGACCCACCGGAGCGTCGAGGCCCAGCATCCGGTCGGCGGCGGCGTTGCTCACCCGCACGATGCCCGCGGTGTCGACCGCGAGCACGCCGTCGTCGACGCCGTCCAGCACCGCGGTCTGGTTCTGCACGAGGGCGACGAGCTCCTCCGGCTGCACCCCGAACGTCAACCGCTCCCAGCGTCGACGCAGGAGCTGGAACGCGAGCAGGGAGAGAGTCAGGGCACCCACGGCGGTGAGCCCGATGACACTGAGCAGCGGGGGCAGATCGTCGAACACGCCGGTGCGCTCGAAGCCGACGCTGATCTCTCCGACGGGCGTGCCGTCGGCATTCCGCACCGGCACCTTGGCGCGGGCGGACTCCCCGAGCGTGCCGGTCTGCCACTCGACGACCTCGTTGCCGGCGAGCACGTCGGCGAACGGCGTGCTCACGACCTCGCCGAGGCGCGCGCTGGTCGGATGCGCGAGGCGGATGCCGTCCTCGTCCGTGATCACCACGAAGAGTGCTCCGGTGCGGGCCGCCACATCGAGAGCGGTGCGTTGCAGGTCGCCGTTCTTCAGGCTCGCGGCATCAGGTGGCCCGCTCGCCGCCGAGATACGAGCGACCTCGGCGCGCACCTGAGGGTCTTCGGCCAGGGTCCTGGCGATGCCGAGGGCGGTGGACTGCGCCTCCGCACGCAGCTGCTGCACGGCGAGGGCCAGGTACACGCCCGTGCACAGGGCGACGACGAGCGCGACGGCCGCGAGCTGCAGCAG
Protein-coding regions in this window:
- the thrB gene encoding homoserine kinase; this encodes MTVVAGRTVEVTVPATSANLGPGFDTLGLALSVYDTLLITELAPGELQIEVTGSGAQEIPRDASNLIVRTVAHVYADVDRPLPGLRIQAENGVPHGRGLGSSGAAVAAGILAAKGLLEGDVDIDDADMLRLATEIEGHPDNVAPALFGGLTIAWMGEHGARHKKLLVHRGVSPLVLVPSYTMSTSAARSLQPPHVSTADAVFNLSRSALLIAALTQSPELLLDATADRLHQDYRAEAMPETQRLVQALRSAGFAAVVSGAGPSVLVLADGPGRRQDAVELAESTTDTPWDALLLAVDVRGGTVGESSGGLHVTA
- the rho gene encoding transcription termination factor Rho; its protein translation is MENFSETQNDKAAAAAEAPATASDAATASATEVAPARKRAPRRASTATAAAKAEKAAAAAEAPAADAAPASAAAPAAEAPAEAAPKAKTPRRSRAKKADAETEASAPAAQAPAAEAPAADAAPAESAPSSDGGSSDASDEPKKTTGRGRRTAKKPAAEAEAPAAEKPAEAAATETGSSNDSGSESADGGEEQGGRGRNRNRSRNRGRGQNGNGQGESPQSQQSQQQSAPTDDDGGNARNRQRNKRRGGAPTDEFDTEIGEDDVLIPIAGILDVLDNYAFVRTTGYLAGPSDVYVSLGQVKKYNLRKGDAIVGSIKQPREGEQQGRQKYNALVKVDSINGLSVDDAATRVEFGNLTPLYPQERLRLETAPEKLTQRIIDLVAPIGKGQRGLIVAPPKAGKTIVLQQIANAIAQNNPEVHLMVVLVDERPEEVTDMQRTVKGEVIASTFDRPAEDHTTVAELAIERAKRLVELGRDVVVLLDSITRLGRAYNLAAPASGRVLSGGVDASALYPPKRFFGAARNIENGGSLTILATALVETGSKMDEVIFEEFKGTGNSELRLSRQLADKRIFPAVDVNASSTRREEMLLSADEVKITWKLRRALAGLDQQQALEVVLGKLKETHSNVEFLVQMQKSIPTLPSGAHGHDNNIR
- the prfA gene encoding peptide chain release factor 1; amino-acid sequence: MFESVQTLIDEHRRVQEELSDPAVHADAARAKRVNRRYAELSRIVAAHEAWVAASDDLDAARELAREDDAFAAEIPALEEGLQAAQERLRRLLIPRDPDDARDVIMEIKAGEGGAESALFAADLLRMYVQYAASKGWKTELLERNESDLGGYKDVQVAIKGSSTDPAQGVWAHLKYEGGVHRVQRVPATESQGRIHTSTTGVLVFPEVDEPDEIAINQNDLKIDVFRSSGPGGQSVNTTDSAVRITHLPSGIVVSMQNEKSQLQNREAAMRVLRARLLAKQQEELDAAASDARKSQIRGMDRSERIRTYNFPENRIADHRTGFKAYNLDQVMDGALEPIIESAIQADEEARLAAVGSDS
- a CDS encoding response regulator, producing MTDPLRVLILDDDFRVGELHRGIVDEQPGFRALEPVRTIAEARDGLHASRPDLLLADVYLPDGDGIALVRETAVDAILISAADDGPTVRRALRSGAVGYLRKPFDRRGLTGLLERYARYRNLLAGDRPVPQEDVDRALAILHGSGEPVTVSRSATEQLVLAALGDGEASAAEVGERVGISRATAQRHLAALAARTVVEVRLRYGATGRPEHRYAART
- a CDS encoding sensor histidine kinase, which codes for MPKTTNRWRFATRALLLQLAAVALVVALCTGVYLALAVQQLRAEAQSTALGIARTLAEDPQVRAEVARISAASGPPDAASLKNGDLQRTALDVAARTGALFVVITDEDGIRLAHPTSARLGEVVSTPFADVLAGNEVVEWQTGTLGESARAKVPVRNADGTPVGEISVGFERTGVFDDLPPLLSVIGLTAVGALTLSLLAFQLLRRRWERLTFGVQPEELVALVQNQTAVLDGVDDGVLAVDTAGIVRVSNAAADRMLGLDAPVGRPLVDLGLPPALLETASGRVARSSAVIEERVLYLDSRPVERAGRRLGDVLIIRDRTDLIALTERLESVRAVTAALRVQRHEFANRMHVAAGLLDADRIPDARAFLGELVERGSVAFPVVGLDLLGDAFLHSFLGAKGIEAGERGVALRIADDTQVIGSIIEPEDVAAVLGNLVDNAVTAAVAGDRAPRWVEVAVLGDGDALVVTVADSGRGLGGADPMSPRSPGDDGADRVHGHGLGLPLAREIARRSGGDLWLIDPGGPEHGAVFAARLGAAVSIAPTDDRKSP